A stretch of DNA from Rathayibacter sp. VKM Ac-2762:
CGGAATGGTAACGATCCGGTCGCGAAACGTATTGGTAACACCCCTGTATTGTTCACGGCTGCTTCGGAGGTTAGGTTGGCCGAGCGGTTGCCACCGGCGCCGCTCCCACTGACACACACCTCTCAAGGAGCAACATGGGCGTTTACGCGAAGGCCGGCTCGGCCCGCGCGCGGTCCCTCCGGGCAACCCTCGGCGGCGTCGCCATTCTGGGCGCCAGCGCTCTCGTCCTCGCCGGCTGCGCCGGCGGCGGCGACAGCGGATCGAGCGGCGATAGCGGCTCGGGCGACCTGTCCCTCAAGATCGGCACGATCCTCCCGCAGACCGGCACCCTCGCCGTCCTCGGCCCGCCCGAGATCGCGGGCGTCGACCAGGCGGTCGTCGACATCAACGACGCCAAGGCCGGCATCACGATCGACGTGGAGCAGAAGGACTCGGGCGACACCACGACCGACATCGCGACGCAGTCGGCCACGTCCCTCATCGCCGACAACGTCTCCGCCATCATCGGAGCGGCGTCCTCGGGCGTCTCGAAGACCTTCATCGACCAGGTGACCCAGGCGGGCGTCGTCCAGATCTCGCCGGCCAACACCTCGCCGGACTTCACGACCTACGACGACGACGGCTACTACTGGCGCACCGCTCCCTCGGACGTGCTCCAGGGCCGCATCCTCGGCAACAAGATCCTCGGCGACGGCAAGACCAACGTCTCGATCCTGTACATGAACGACGCGTACGGCACCGGCCTCGAGAAGAACATCAAGGAGACCCTCGAGGCGGGCGGAGCATCCGTCGCGGCCGAGGAGATCTTCGAGCCGGCCTCGACCGACTTCAA
This window harbors:
- a CDS encoding ABC transporter substrate-binding protein; the encoded protein is MGVYAKAGSARARSLRATLGGVAILGASALVLAGCAGGGDSGSSGDSGSGDLSLKIGTILPQTGTLAVLGPPEIAGVDQAVVDINDAKAGITIDVEQKDSGDTTTDIATQSATSLIADNVSAIIGAASSGVSKTFIDQVTQAGVVQISPANTSPDFTTYDDDGYYWRTAPSDVLQGRILGNKILGDGKTNVSILYMNDAYGTGLEKNIKETLEAGGASVAAEEIFEPASTDFNSALTSVLAPNPDALVVISFDEIKTIAEQLSAKGFDFSKLYGTDGNYGVIGESDTNVDIAGAQFTNPGVQASEDFQGKLQSLVESQGNDALTVFSYAPESYDATVLTALAALQGGATDGATIRDNLMSVSEGGTKCTTFADCAKLIADGEDVDYDGLSGPISFDENGDTSEASVSIYKYGTGNTTSFEETVEGSLN